In Scytonema millei VB511283, a single window of DNA contains:
- a CDS encoding F0F1 ATP synthase subunit B has protein sequence MGSFIWLVTQGSPLLAEAAEAEAEAGGFGLNFDILETNLINLAILVGVLVYFGSKVVGKTLSDRRERIETEIVAAENRAKEAAAALQKQQQRLTEAQAEAERIRQSATTNAQQAKEQILAQVGVDIQRLKETATQDLNTARERAIAQLRASVVAMALQKVESQLESGLDENIQQQTIDRSIALLGGSK, from the coding sequence ATGGGAAGTTTTATCTGGTTGGTGACACAAGGTAGCCCACTCCTTGCTGAAGCAGCAGAAGCAGAAGCAGAAGCAGGCGGGTTTGGTCTTAATTTTGATATTTTAGAAACAAACCTAATTAACCTGGCTATTCTTGTTGGCGTACTAGTATATTTTGGCAGCAAGGTAGTCGGAAAAACCTTGAGCGATCGCCGCGAACGCATAGAAACAGAAATTGTAGCGGCAGAAAACCGCGCCAAAGAAGCAGCAGCAGCACTGCAAAAACAGCAGCAAAGATTGACAGAAGCTCAGGCGGAAGCAGAAAGAATTCGCCAAAGCGCGACCACAAATGCTCAGCAAGCCAAAGAGCAAATCTTGGCTCAGGTGGGAGTAGATATTCAACGCTTAAAAGAGACAGCAACGCAAGATTTAAACACAGCAAGAGAACGAGCGATCGCTCAACTGCGAGCTTCTGTAGTTGCAATGGCTTTACAAAAGGTAGAATCCCAGTTGGAATCGGGATTAGACGAAAATATCCAACAACAAACAATCGATCGCAGCATAGCACTACTAGGAGGCAGTAAATGA
- the atpH gene encoding ATP synthase F1 subunit delta — translation MSSNAMNEQVVQPYAQALMSVARSNNLTEQFGEDARTLTTLLRESEQFRNFLANPFVSISDKKAVLGRVVGDNVNPYMRNFLMLLVDRRRIILLEGICQQYLALLRELNQTVLAEVTSAVELTEAQKQAVRDKVIAMTNARQVELETRIDRSLIGGAIVKVGSQVIDASIRGQLRRLSLRLTSGT, via the coding sequence ATGAGCAGTAATGCCATGAACGAACAGGTAGTGCAGCCTTACGCCCAGGCATTGATGTCTGTGGCGCGTAGTAATAACCTCACGGAACAATTCGGCGAAGATGCCCGTACTTTAACTACTTTGTTGCGGGAATCAGAGCAATTTCGTAACTTTCTCGCTAACCCCTTCGTCAGCATCAGCGACAAGAAGGCAGTATTGGGACGAGTTGTCGGCGATAATGTCAACCCCTACATGCGTAACTTCTTAATGCTGTTGGTAGACCGCCGCCGCATTATTTTGCTAGAAGGGATTTGTCAACAATATCTCGCCCTGCTGCGGGAACTGAATCAAACTGTTTTAGCCGAAGTTACTTCCGCTGTCGAACTGACTGAAGCACAAAAGCAAGCTGTGCGGGATAAAGTTATTGCTATGACCAACGCCCGTCAGGTAGAACTAGAAACAAGAATCGACCGGAGCTTAATCGGTGGTGCGATCGTCAAAGTTGGTTCTCAAGTGATCGACGCTAGTATCAGAGGACAACTGCGCCGCCTTTCTTTACGTTTGACAAGTGGCACTTAA
- a CDS encoding S9 family peptidase, whose protein sequence is MVTTTASQPQTQLPPLIPREILFGNPERARPQLSPDGKYLAYIAPDEKNILQVWVRTVGQQDDRQLTQDKKRGVRMYFWTFDGEQLIYLQDADGDENWHCYAVNINTNIVRDLTPFQGIQAQPLALDHNFPHEFLVGLNLPDLSKHDVYRINLKNGAVEFDTENPGNIVSWTVNTQFQVQAAIAATADGGYDLLYRESQQGAWENLRHWSSEDEGYAVSFSADDKTLYIVGSHDANAQRLLALNLATRQETVIAEDPEYDVDSVIVHPTSHVLQAVSFYRDKQEWQILDQSIAADLAAIAQVRPGEYNITSRDLADKTWLVAYITDNGPVYYYTYDRATKSSVLLFSNQPKLEELQLATMQPISYPARDGLTIHGYLTTPVGIAAKNLPTILLVHGGPWVRDTWGYDPEVQWLANRGYAVLQVNFRGSTGYGKAFLNAGNREWGAKMHDDLIDAVNWLVEQGISDPQKVAIMGGSYGGYAALAGLTFTPEVFAAGVDIVGPSNLITLMQSIPPYWEPMKAMFAHRLGDLETEPEFLKSRSPLFYCDRIQKPLLIGQGANDPRVKQAESEQIVAAMRQSNRPVEYLLYADEGHGFARPENRLHFYAKAEEFLAKYLGGRFEPVGELVGHSGVEK, encoded by the coding sequence ATGGTGACAACAACAGCTAGTCAACCTCAAACGCAACTACCACCGTTGATTCCGCGTGAAATTCTGTTTGGCAACCCAGAACGCGCCCGTCCTCAACTCTCCCCAGATGGCAAGTATTTAGCGTATATTGCTCCAGATGAAAAAAATATCCTTCAAGTGTGGGTGCGTACTGTAGGACAACAAGACGATCGCCAACTAACCCAGGATAAAAAACGGGGTGTCCGCATGTACTTCTGGACGTTTGATGGCGAACAGTTAATCTACCTCCAAGATGCCGATGGCGATGAAAATTGGCACTGTTATGCAGTCAATATCAATACGAATATCGTCCGCGACCTGACTCCGTTTCAAGGGATACAGGCGCAACCCCTCGCCTTAGACCATAACTTCCCGCATGAATTTTTGGTGGGGTTAAATTTACCAGATTTAAGCAAGCACGATGTCTACCGCATTAACCTCAAAAATGGGGCAGTAGAGTTTGACACGGAAAACCCAGGTAACATTGTTTCTTGGACTGTGAATACTCAGTTTCAAGTTCAAGCTGCGATCGCGGCTACGGCTGATGGTGGGTACGACCTACTTTACCGCGAATCCCAACAGGGAGCTTGGGAAAATTTGCGCCATTGGAGTTCCGAGGATGAAGGCTACGCTGTTAGTTTTTCCGCTGATGACAAAACTTTGTATATTGTCGGCAGTCACGATGCTAACGCCCAACGCCTCCTCGCCCTAAACTTAGCAACTCGTCAAGAAACCGTTATTGCTGAAGATCCAGAATACGATGTTGATAGTGTCATCGTTCACCCAACTTCTCATGTTCTGCAAGCGGTTTCCTTTTACCGCGACAAACAAGAGTGGCAAATTCTCGACCAAAGTATAGCCGCCGATTTAGCAGCAATTGCTCAAGTCCGCCCTGGAGAATACAACATTACTAGCCGTGACTTGGCGGATAAAACTTGGTTAGTGGCTTACATCACTGACAATGGACCAGTCTACTATTACACATACGATCGCGCGACCAAAAGTAGCGTTTTACTTTTTAGCAACCAACCCAAACTCGAAGAGTTGCAATTAGCAACTATGCAACCCATTTCTTACCCTGCTAGAGATGGGTTAACTATTCACGGCTACCTCACAACACCTGTAGGAATTGCAGCCAAGAACTTACCGACAATCCTTTTAGTTCATGGAGGTCCTTGGGTGCGGGATACGTGGGGTTACGATCCAGAAGTGCAATGGCTGGCGAACCGAGGCTACGCAGTGTTGCAAGTCAATTTTCGCGGTTCTACTGGCTACGGTAAGGCTTTTCTGAATGCGGGAAACCGCGAATGGGGCGCGAAAATGCACGACGATCTGATCGATGCAGTCAATTGGTTAGTAGAACAAGGGATTTCTGACCCTCAAAAAGTAGCGATTATGGGTGGTTCCTACGGTGGCTATGCGGCGCTAGCAGGGTTAACTTTCACGCCAGAGGTATTTGCAGCTGGAGTTGATATTGTCGGTCCCAGCAATTTAATCACGCTGATGCAGAGTATTCCGCCTTACTGGGAACCGATGAAAGCTATGTTTGCCCATCGCCTGGGAGATTTAGAGACAGAACCAGAATTTCTCAAATCGCGATCGCCCTTATTTTACTGCGATCGCATCCAAAAACCTTTGTTAATTGGACAGGGAGCCAACGATCCGAGGGTAAAACAAGCAGAAAGCGAACAAATTGTGGCAGCAATGCGACAGTCGAATCGACCAGTTGAATATCTGCTGTACGCGGATGAGGGACATGGTTTTGCCCGTCCCGAAAATCGCTTGCATTTCTATGCTAAAGCCGAGGAATTTTTAGCAAAATACTTAGGCGGGCGATTTGAACCTGTGGGCGAGCTTGTAGGGCATTCAGGAGTGGAGAAATAA
- the atpE gene encoding ATP synthase F0 subunit C, which produces MDPLVSAASVLAAALAIGLAAIGPGIGQGNAAGQAVEGIARQPEAEGKIRGTLLLTLAFMESLTIYGLVIALVLLFANPFS; this is translated from the coding sequence ATGGATCCATTAGTTTCTGCTGCTTCAGTTCTAGCTGCCGCATTAGCAATCGGTTTAGCTGCAATCGGTCCTGGTATCGGTCAAGGAAATGCTGCGGGTCAAGCAGTAGAAGGTATTGCTCGTCAACCCGAAGCAGAAGGAAAAATTCGCGGTACTCTGCTGTTGACTCTAGCATTCATGGAATCGCTAACCATTTACGGTTTGGTAATTGCCTTAGTATTACTGTTTGCTAATCCCTTTTCCTAA
- a CDS encoding DMT family transporter, with amino-acid sequence MTQPKLNGQGLMAALCAAATWGMVGVFVRWLPGWSAFAVLAGRFLVATVAMLPILFLAPSVRHDLTRSLRTPPIWWLSLPAIGGYVLGTTAFQIAPVGEVTLLFTTSPLFIIAYKYVVRLDVKRSEGFGMLLAMAGVSVIMLPQLSSDRAVSWETLAGYLLALGAAGSIALYTLWFNAFAKQNIAPKPINVVFLTCLLGSILSFLCAVFFQASIEIEIDRQVVLVLLGLGILSTALPFLCYTVAAQRLPVLLTTAILLLEPMFAVLFASVALQEIPSLWFGVGSVLVFWGLLSIAGFASRW; translated from the coding sequence ATGACTCAACCCAAACTGAACGGTCAAGGCTTAATGGCGGCTCTATGTGCCGCAGCTACTTGGGGTATGGTAGGTGTATTTGTCCGTTGGCTTCCAGGATGGTCTGCTTTTGCAGTTTTGGCAGGTCGCTTTCTGGTTGCCACTGTTGCAATGCTGCCGATACTGTTTCTAGCCCCAAGTGTCCGACACGATCTGACTCGTTCCCTTCGCACGCCACCGATCTGGTGGTTGAGTTTACCAGCGATTGGAGGTTATGTTTTAGGTACGACAGCATTTCAAATAGCACCTGTGGGAGAAGTGACATTATTATTCACAACCTCACCCTTATTTATCATTGCCTATAAATATGTTGTGCGCTTAGATGTTAAACGAAGTGAAGGTTTTGGAATGCTGCTGGCTATGGCTGGAGTCAGTGTTATCATGCTCCCTCAGCTATCTAGCGATCGCGCTGTCTCTTGGGAAACTCTGGCAGGCTACCTTTTGGCATTAGGTGCTGCTGGTTCAATCGCACTCTATACGCTTTGGTTTAATGCATTTGCTAAGCAAAACATTGCGCCAAAACCGATAAATGTTGTTTTTCTCACCTGTTTACTAGGAAGTATTCTATCTTTTTTGTGTGCGGTCTTCTTCCAAGCGTCAATTGAAATCGAAATCGATCGACAGGTTGTTCTCGTATTATTAGGGTTAGGAATTTTGTCCACTGCTTTACCATTTTTGTGCTATACAGTGGCAGCGCAGCGATTACCAGTCTTACTGACAACTGCAATATTATTGTTGGAGCCAATGTTTGCAGTGTTATTTGCATCTGTCGCTTTACAAGAAATTCCGTCACTTTGGTTTGGCGTTGGCAGCGTACTAGTTTTCTGGGGATTGCTGTCGATCGCTGGCTTCGCTTCTAGGTGGTGA
- a CDS encoding F0F1 ATP synthase subunit gamma, which translates to MANLKLIRDRIQSVKNTKKITEAMRLVAAARVRRAQEQVLSTRPFADRLAQVLYNLQTRLQFEDVSLPLFKKRDIRSIGLLVITGDRGLCGAYNTNVIKRAENRAKELQAEGLEYKYILVGRKAIQYFQRRNQPIDATYTGLEQIPTAAEASNIADELLSLFLSESVDRVELIYTKFVSLVSSRPVVQTLLPLDAQGFEAADDEVFRLTTRGGEFEVERQKVSATARSFPKDMLFEQDPVQILDALLPLYLNNQLLRALQESAASELAARMTAMNNASDNASELINTLTLSYNKARQAAITQEILEVVGGAEALK; encoded by the coding sequence ATGGCTAACCTCAAACTAATCCGCGATCGCATTCAGTCGGTCAAAAATACGAAAAAAATTACAGAAGCGATGCGTCTGGTGGCAGCGGCTAGGGTGCGTCGCGCTCAAGAACAGGTACTTTCTACTCGTCCGTTTGCCGATCGCTTGGCACAAGTACTGTATAATCTACAAACTCGCTTGCAGTTTGAAGATGTCAGCCTACCGCTATTCAAAAAACGAGACATTCGCTCCATTGGTTTGCTGGTAATTACAGGCGATCGCGGTTTGTGCGGTGCTTATAATACCAACGTAATTAAACGGGCAGAAAATCGCGCTAAAGAACTTCAAGCTGAAGGCTTGGAATACAAATATATCCTTGTCGGACGCAAAGCCATCCAGTATTTTCAACGCCGCAACCAACCCATTGATGCAACGTATACGGGTTTAGAGCAAATTCCTACAGCAGCAGAAGCTTCTAATATTGCTGACGAGTTGCTTTCCCTATTTTTGTCGGAAAGCGTAGACAGAGTTGAGTTAATTTATACCAAATTCGTCTCGTTAGTGAGTTCTCGCCCAGTGGTACAAACTCTGTTACCATTAGACGCTCAAGGTTTTGAAGCCGCAGACGATGAAGTTTTCCGGCTGACTACCCGTGGTGGTGAATTTGAAGTGGAAAGACAGAAAGTTTCTGCCACTGCACGGAGTTTTCCCAAGGATATGCTATTCGAGCAAGATCCCGTACAAATTCTCGATGCTTTGTTGCCTTTGTACCTGAATAACCAACTATTGCGAGCATTGCAAGAATCTGCTGCCAGCGAATTAGCGGCGCGGATGACAGCTATGAACAACGCCAGCGATAACGCCAGCGAATTGATCAATACCCTCACCCTGTCTTACAACAAAGCACGGCAAGCCGCCATTACCCAGGAAATTCTGGAAGTTGTCGGCGGTGCGGAAGCTTTGAAATAA
- the atpB gene encoding F0F1 ATP synthase subunit A, producing the protein MQMLSVTNTFNLFPLASLEVGQHFLWQLGNLKIHGQVFLTSWFVIGILVVASIAATRNIQKVPSGIQNLMEYALEFIRDLTKNQIGEKEYRPWVPFIGTLFLFIFVSNWSGALIPWRLIKLPSGELAAPTNDINTTVALALLTSLAYFYAGFSKRGLGYFKKYIEPTPILLPIAILEDFTKPLSLSFRLFGNILADELVVAVLVLLVPLFVPLPVMALGLFTSAIQALVFATLAAAYIHEAMEGHGGEEHEAH; encoded by the coding sequence ATGCAAATGCTTAGCGTCACAAACACCTTTAATTTATTCCCTCTTGCCTCGTTGGAAGTAGGTCAACATTTTTTATGGCAATTGGGCAATCTCAAAATTCATGGGCAAGTTTTTCTCACCTCGTGGTTTGTGATTGGCATTCTAGTAGTTGCTTCCATAGCAGCTACTCGGAACATCCAGAAAGTTCCTAGTGGTATCCAAAATTTAATGGAATACGCGCTAGAATTCATTCGGGATTTGACCAAGAATCAGATTGGTGAGAAAGAGTATCGTCCTTGGGTTCCATTTATTGGCACGCTATTTCTGTTCATTTTCGTATCGAATTGGTCTGGTGCTTTAATTCCCTGGCGGTTAATTAAGTTGCCATCAGGTGAATTAGCCGCTCCAACTAACGATATTAATACAACAGTAGCGCTGGCGTTGTTAACCTCTTTAGCGTACTTTTACGCGGGTTTTAGCAAACGCGGTTTAGGGTACTTTAAAAAGTATATTGAGCCAACGCCAATTCTGTTACCGATCGCAATTTTGGAAGATTTCACCAAACCTCTTTCTCTAAGCTTCCGACTATTTGGTAACATTTTAGCGGATGAATTAGTAGTAGCGGTTTTAGTTCTACTCGTACCTCTGTTTGTACCTCTGCCAGTGATGGCATTAGGTTTGTTTACTAGTGCGATCCAAGCCCTGGTTTTTGCTACCCTCGCAGCAGCATACATTCATGAGGCAATGGAGGGTCATGGTGGTGAAGAACATGAGGCTCATTAG
- the atpA gene encoding F0F1 ATP synthase subunit alpha, whose translation MISIRPDEISSIIQQQIEQYDQEVKVANVGTVLQVGDGIARIYGLEKAMAGELLDFEDGTVGIALNLEEDNVGAVLMGEGRDIQEGSSVTATGKIAQVPVGEATIGRVVDALGRPIDGKGDINTSDFRLIESGAPGIVARRSVYEPMQTGITAIDAMIPVGRGQRELIIGDRQTGKTAIAIDTIINQKTEDVICVYVAIGQKASTVANVVQTLQEKGAMDYTIVVAANASDSATLQYLAPYTGAALAEYFMYKGKATLIIYDDLSKQAAAYRQMSLLLRRPPGREAYPGDVFYLHSRLLERAAKLSTELGEGSMTALPIIETQAGDVSAYIPTNVISITDGQIFLTSDLFNAGIRPAINPGISVSRVGSAAQTKAMKKVAGKLKLELAQFDELQAFSQFASDLDKATQDQLARGVRLRELLKQPQNSPLGVFEQVAILYAGINGYMDDIAVDKVTTFTKGLREYLKTSKPKYGEIIRSEKQLTDEAEKLLKEAITEYKQTFLATA comes from the coding sequence ATGATCAGTATCAGACCTGACGAAATCAGCAGTATTATTCAGCAGCAAATCGAGCAATACGACCAAGAAGTTAAAGTTGCTAACGTTGGTACGGTATTGCAAGTAGGAGATGGTATTGCCCGGATCTATGGCTTAGAAAAAGCTATGGCTGGCGAACTCCTAGACTTTGAAGATGGAACCGTTGGTATCGCCCTGAACCTAGAAGAAGACAACGTAGGTGCGGTATTGATGGGTGAAGGTCGCGACATCCAAGAAGGCAGTTCCGTTACCGCTACAGGTAAAATTGCTCAGGTTCCAGTTGGAGAAGCCACAATCGGACGTGTTGTGGATGCTCTCGGTCGTCCGATTGATGGTAAGGGAGATATAAATACTTCTGACTTCCGTTTGATCGAGTCTGGCGCACCTGGTATCGTAGCGCGGCGTTCGGTATACGAACCAATGCAAACAGGAATTACCGCAATCGATGCAATGATTCCCGTAGGTAGAGGACAGCGGGAATTAATTATCGGTGACAGACAAACAGGTAAAACCGCGATCGCGATTGACACGATCATCAACCAGAAAACCGAAGATGTAATCTGTGTATACGTTGCGATCGGACAAAAAGCTTCCACCGTTGCTAATGTAGTCCAGACCTTACAAGAGAAGGGCGCAATGGACTACACCATCGTCGTTGCAGCTAACGCCAGCGACTCTGCTACCCTCCAGTACCTCGCGCCATACACGGGGGCAGCATTGGCAGAGTACTTCATGTACAAAGGCAAGGCAACTCTAATCATTTACGATGACTTGTCCAAGCAAGCCGCTGCTTATCGCCAAATGTCATTGTTACTGCGTCGTCCACCAGGACGGGAAGCATACCCAGGAGACGTATTCTACCTCCACTCCCGCTTGTTAGAACGTGCGGCAAAACTCAGCACCGAACTCGGTGAAGGTAGCATGACAGCCCTACCAATTATCGAAACCCAAGCAGGGGACGTATCGGCTTATATTCCGACCAACGTAATTTCGATTACAGACGGTCAAATCTTCTTGACTTCCGACCTATTTAATGCTGGTATTCGTCCGGCGATTAACCCTGGTATTTCCGTATCGCGGGTAGGTTCGGCAGCTCAGACCAAGGCAATGAAAAAAGTTGCTGGTAAGCTGAAATTGGAATTGGCACAGTTTGACGAATTGCAAGCTTTCTCGCAATTTGCCTCCGACTTGGATAAAGCCACCCAAGACCAATTGGCACGGGGTGTACGCTTGCGGGAGTTGTTGAAACAGCCGCAAAACTCGCCATTAGGGGTATTTGAGCAAGTAGCAATCCTCTACGCTGGGATTAACGGCTATATGGACGATATCGCCGTAGATAAAGTCACCACCTTCACCAAAGGACTGCGGGAATACCTGAAAACCAGCAAACCCAAGTACGGTGAAATCATCCGCAGCGAGAAGCAACTTACCGATGAAGCCGAGAAGTTATTGAAAGAAGCAATTACCGAATACAAACAAACCTTCTTAGCAACAGCGTAG
- a CDS encoding F0F1 ATP synthase subunit B': protein MFDFDATLPLMALQFLLLASVLNVIFYKPLTKALDDRDNYVRTNNVEAKERLAKAERLAKEYEQQIADARRQSQKVVADAQADAQKIAADKIAEAQKEAQAQREQAAQEIEQQQQEAMASLQQQVDALSRQIVGKLLGTVTS from the coding sequence ATGTTTGATTTTGATGCTACCTTGCCCTTAATGGCGTTGCAGTTCCTACTGTTGGCATCTGTATTGAATGTCATTTTCTACAAGCCACTAACAAAGGCACTGGACGACCGCGATAATTACGTCCGCACGAACAATGTTGAAGCAAAAGAACGCTTGGCAAAAGCAGAGCGATTAGCAAAAGAATACGAGCAGCAAATAGCAGATGCTCGCAGACAATCGCAAAAAGTTGTTGCCGACGCTCAAGCAGATGCACAAAAAATAGCGGCGGACAAAATAGCAGAGGCACAGAAAGAAGCCCAAGCACAACGAGAACAAGCAGCTCAAGAAATTGAGCAACAACAACAGGAAGCTATGGCTTCGTTGCAGCAACAGGTAGATGCCCTCAGTCGCCAAATCGTAGGAAAGCTGTTAGGAACAGTAACCAGTTGA
- a CDS encoding response regulator, with translation MRVRLQLAIFNMKENCNLQCCLKHPIVLAVDDDEDNLELLTQLLQFVECSFITAEDGETAINLAQQYHPDMILLDMMLPGISGVEVVKSLQKNPRTKDIPIVAVTAITRAECQQRFLEGGCLECVTKPYSIDELENLIRYYLSSKN, from the coding sequence ATGAGGGTGCGTCTTCAATTGGCGATTTTCAACATGAAGGAAAATTGCAATTTACAATGCTGTCTAAAGCATCCAATAGTCTTAGCAGTTGACGATGATGAAGATAATTTAGAGTTACTTACTCAACTACTTCAATTCGTTGAATGTTCTTTCATCACTGCTGAGGATGGTGAAACAGCAATAAATCTTGCACAACAATACCACCCAGACATGATTCTGTTGGATATGATGTTACCTGGCATCAGTGGTGTAGAAGTTGTCAAAAGTCTTCAAAAAAATCCTCGAACAAAGGATATTCCCATCGTTGCTGTTACTGCTATTACTAGGGCAGAATGTCAACAACGATTTCTAGAAGGAGGTTGTCTAGAATGCGTTACCAAGCCTTACAGCATTGATGAGTTAGAAAACCTTATTCGTTACTATCTCTCCAGCAAAAACTAG
- a CDS encoding tetratricopeptide repeat protein, protein MGLPNMGAAIARHVITVLTASSLFVAQPTLAIPASEYRALGLSYRAAAKYPEAIAALQKSVELEPQNLSGRVLLGWTQHLAGQKEAAAESLIQVLYCDPNSIPALNALGIVYLVGGKLNAAVFVHAWAAILEPNNEIAYYNLSLAFERLQSYKPAIGAAKRAAQLEPTNPHPLVALSLAYWQKGDRAAAQAAYRQAYNLDGRYRDRVFLNHLQQAGFSQQQIEMTKQILAAHK, encoded by the coding sequence TTGGGGCTGCCAAATATGGGTGCAGCGATCGCCCGTCATGTCATAACTGTATTAACAGCTAGCAGCTTGTTTGTCGCTCAACCAACATTAGCAATCCCTGCGAGCGAATACCGTGCCTTGGGATTATCCTATCGTGCTGCGGCAAAATATCCAGAGGCGATCGCGGCTTTGCAAAAGTCTGTAGAACTCGAACCGCAAAATCTCTCTGGACGAGTTTTGTTAGGCTGGACGCAACACCTAGCCGGACAAAAAGAAGCGGCGGCTGAGTCTTTAATTCAAGTTTTATACTGCGATCCGAATTCTATTCCAGCTCTCAACGCTTTGGGAATTGTCTATTTAGTCGGTGGTAAATTGAATGCTGCTGTATTCGTTCACGCTTGGGCAGCAATTTTAGAGCCAAACAATGAGATTGCTTATTACAATCTCAGCTTAGCTTTTGAGCGATTGCAGTCCTACAAACCTGCGATTGGCGCAGCAAAACGCGCCGCCCAGCTAGAACCAACCAACCCTCATCCTTTAGTTGCTTTGAGTTTAGCCTACTGGCAGAAGGGCGATCGCGCTGCGGCTCAAGCTGCTTACCGACAAGCATACAATCTAGATGGGCGGTATCGCGATCGCGTTTTTCTCAACCATCTCCAGCAAGCTGGTTTCAGTCAGCAGCAGATTGAGATGACAAAACAAATTTTGGCTGCTCACAAATGA
- a CDS encoding ATP synthase subunit I, with amino-acid sequence MNLSDESTTPTPATEESQPGSTTTQEKTSSMQEFYQLFQGLLSITLGLTGVIFISVWIFYSLNTALNYLLGAVTGMVYLKMLARDVERLGQEKRQLSKSRFAIFIGVIVVATQLRQLQILPIFLGFLTYKATLIIYTIQSAFIPNSK; translated from the coding sequence GTGAACTTGTCAGACGAATCAACAACACCAACACCTGCAACTGAGGAATCTCAACCTGGTTCCACTACCACACAAGAAAAGACTTCCTCAATGCAAGAGTTTTATCAACTCTTCCAAGGATTATTGTCAATCACCCTTGGATTGACGGGGGTTATTTTTATCTCCGTGTGGATTTTCTATTCCCTCAACACTGCCCTGAACTATTTGCTCGGAGCAGTCACAGGTATGGTTTACTTAAAAATGTTGGCTAGAGACGTTGAGCGGCTAGGTCAAGAAAAAAGACAACTGAGTAAATCTCGGTTTGCCATATTTATTGGAGTGATTGTAGTCGCAACTCAATTGCGTCAACTACAGATTCTGCCGATATTCTTGGGGTTTCTGACTTACAAAGCCACACTCATCATCTATACGATTCAATCTGCTTTCATTCCTAACTCTAAATAA